In one window of Fusobacterium sp. DD2 DNA:
- the rlmN gene encoding 23S rRNA (adenine(2503)-C(2))-methyltransferase RlmN codes for MMSEKINLLNLNQEELVELVVSLGMKKFYGKQLFNWLHKKIVRDLNDITNLSLKDRELLSEKAYIPFLNLLRHQVSKIDKTEKFLFQLEDGNTIETVLLRHKDKRNTLCISSQVGCAVKCAFCATGQGGFVRNLNVSEIINQVYTVERRLVKQGTNLNNIVFMGMGEPLLNLSNVSKALEILSNENGINISKRKITISTCGIVPSIEKILLEKLPVELAISLHSAINDKRDQIIPINKKYPLEDLHAVLQEYQRQTKRRITFEYILINNFNVSENDANALADFVHDFDHVVNLIPCNPVEGTDLERPSDKKIEKFVNFLETVRKVNVTIRREKGTDIDGACGQLRQKTPKK; via the coding sequence ATAATGTCAGAAAAAATAAATTTACTTAATTTAAATCAAGAGGAACTAGTAGAATTAGTTGTTTCACTGGGGATGAAGAAGTTTTACGGGAAACAGTTATTCAACTGGTTACATAAAAAAATAGTTAGAGATCTTAATGATATAACAAACCTATCTTTAAAGGATAGAGAACTGCTTTCTGAAAAAGCATATATACCATTTTTAAATCTTTTAAGACATCAGGTTTCAAAAATAGATAAAACAGAAAAATTCCTATTCCAATTAGAAGATGGAAATACAATTGAAACTGTACTTTTAAGACACAAGGATAAGAGAAATACACTATGTATCTCATCACAGGTTGGATGTGCAGTAAAATGTGCATTCTGTGCTACAGGACAAGGTGGATTTGTAAGAAACCTTAATGTAAGTGAGATTATAAATCAGGTGTATACAGTTGAAAGAAGACTTGTAAAACAGGGAACAAACCTTAATAATATCGTATTTATGGGAATGGGAGAACCATTACTTAACCTTTCAAATGTGTCAAAAGCACTTGAGATACTATCAAATGAAAATGGAATAAATATCTCAAAAAGAAAGATCACTATCTCTACTTGTGGAATAGTACCAAGTATAGAAAAAATCTTACTTGAAAAACTTCCAGTAGAACTTGCAATCTCTTTACACAGTGCAATAAATGATAAAAGAGATCAGATTATTCCAATCAATAAAAAATATCCATTGGAAGATTTACATGCTGTTTTACAGGAATACCAAAGACAGACTAAGAGAAGAATTACATTTGAATATATCTTAATCAATAACTTCAACGTATCTGAAAATGATGCAAATGCACTTGCAGACTTTGTACATGACTTTGATCACGTTGTAAATCTAATCCCTTGCAACCCAGTTGAGGGAACAGATCTTGAAAGACCATCAGATAAGAAGATAGAAAAATTTGTAAATTTCCTTGAAACAGTTAGAAAGGTAAATGTTACAATAAGAAGAGAAAAAGGTACTGATATAGATGGTGCCTGTGGACAATTGAGACAGAAAACTCCTAAAAAATAA
- a CDS encoding DUF4261 domain-containing protein, with translation MENTSVGKFCGSVLLSENMWDKQQLLNDLKEEWGIEISPEGTEEDNDNVIGDVNGYRIVISKFPMPVPNHEAEVNAENNYMWQEAVEVTSTHKAHILIAVLGDGTDLIDRGLIYTKIMSICTKQKYAIGVFTSGVVFEPNYYFDVAQSMKKDELPILNWIWFGLYTTDNGISGYTYGMDVFGKNEIEILDAKDDAEKIYEFLITLASYVIEEDVELKDGETIGFSKKDIHEIKLSKGVALPE, from the coding sequence ATGGAAAATACGTCAGTTGGTAAATTTTGTGGAAGTGTTTTGCTTTCTGAAAATATGTGGGACAAACAGCAGTTATTAAATGATTTAAAGGAAGAATGGGGAATTGAAATTTCTCCAGAAGGGACTGAAGAAGATAATGATAACGTTATTGGTGATGTGAATGGTTATAGAATTGTTATAAGCAAATTCCCCATGCCTGTTCCCAATCATGAGGCAGAAGTAAACGCAGAAAATAATTATATGTGGCAGGAGGCAGTGGAAGTCACAAGTACTCACAAAGCACACATTCTTATTGCAGTATTAGGTGATGGGACAGATTTAATAGATCGTGGTCTAATTTATACAAAAATTATGTCAATTTGCACAAAGCAAAAATATGCTATTGGAGTATTTACAAGTGGAGTGGTATTTGAGCCAAACTATTATTTTGATGTTGCACAATCTATGAAAAAGGACGAACTACCTATTCTAAATTGGATATGGTTTGGATTGTATACAACAGACAATGGGATTTCAGGCTATACCTATGGAATGGACGTGTTTGGAAAAAATGAGATTGAAATTTTAGATGCCAAAGATGATGCTGAAAAGATATATGAATTTCTTATCACTTTGGCAAGCTATGTCATAGAAGAAGATGTAGAACTGAAAGATGGAGAAACCATTGGATTTTCAAAAAAGGATATTCATGAGATTAAGCTTAGCAAGGGAGTTGCACTTCCAGAGTAG
- a CDS encoding alanyl-tRNA editing protein, whose amino-acid sequence MGIKVLECKEEKNRFSIVVEPKDIFYVDGKGGQLGDRGTIGNSDVLEVLEGKIYVNRRLEVGEHDYTIDEGRRKDIAQQHTAQHTFSAVAFNDYDYNTVGFRMSDDYTTVDLDSNDLTDEIINKIEKKVNDIINSGIDIKIYTLNHEEAMEKTGLRKPIKEKITGDVRFVEIPHIDLGACAGFHVGNTREMRLFKIINYERVKGGYTRFYFIAGDRALKDYSYKHLMSRDLCHMFSCKESQILDMVDKMNEAKQELENEMKSLAFEYSELLSKKLLAEAVKIGDHRVVLYSGNKLVGEDLHKNISDGDVILITNHGENYSVASQSVDCKGLIGYIMKNESGIKGGGSKVRGNFKGVISQDRLKECVEGYIKSI is encoded by the coding sequence ATGGGAATTAAAGTATTAGAATGTAAAGAGGAAAAAAATAGATTTAGTATAGTAGTTGAACCTAAGGATATATTTTATGTAGATGGAAAAGGCGGACAGCTTGGAGATAGAGGTACTATTGGAAATTCAGATGTTTTAGAAGTATTAGAAGGTAAGATCTATGTAAATCGTAGATTAGAGGTTGGAGAACATGACTATACTATTGATGAAGGAAGACGTAAAGATATAGCTCAGCAACATACAGCACAGCATACTTTTTCAGCAGTAGCTTTTAATGACTATGATTATAATACTGTGGGATTTAGAATGAGTGATGATTATACAACAGTTGACCTTGATTCTAATGATCTTACAGATGAGATAATAAACAAGATAGAGAAGAAAGTAAATGATATTATAAATTCAGGAATTGATATCAAAATCTACACATTAAACCATGAGGAGGCTATGGAGAAAACAGGACTTCGTAAACCAATAAAGGAGAAAATAACTGGTGATGTAAGATTTGTTGAGATACCTCATATAGATCTTGGAGCATGTGCTGGATTTCATGTTGGGAACACAAGAGAGATGAGACTTTTCAAGATTATAAATTATGAAAGAGTAAAAGGTGGATATACAAGATTCTACTTTATAGCTGGAGATAGAGCACTTAAAGATTATTCATACAAGCATCTGATGAGCAGAGATCTATGTCATATGTTCAGTTGTAAAGAGAGCCAAATACTTGATATGGTAGATAAGATGAATGAGGCAAAACAGGAGCTTGAAAATGAAATGAAGAGCCTTGCTTTTGAATATTCAGAACTTTTAAGTAAAAAACTTTTAGCTGAAGCTGTAAAAATTGGAGATCACAGAGTTGTACTATATTCAGGAAATAAACTTGTAGGAGAGGATCTTCATAAAAATATAAGTGATGGGGATGTTATACTTATTACAAATCATGGAGAAAATTACTCAGTTGCTTCACAAAGTGTTGATTGTAAAGGGTTAATTGGATATATTATGAAAAATGAAAGTGGAATAAAAGGTGGAGGAAGCAAGGTAAGAGGAAACTTTAAAGGTGTAATTAGTCAGGACAGGCTAAAAGAGTGTGTTGAGGGGTATATAAAGAGTATCTAA
- a CDS encoding RluA family pseudouridine synthase encodes MAKQNTVFKVDNSMELMKFLMEKMPENSRNSIKSMLTHKRVLVDDEVVSQYNYLLKAGQTVSIGKAKISKQDLKGVTILYEDKDIIVIEKAKGLLSVATAKEKDNTAYSILKKYLKEKDPKNMIFVVHRLDRDTSGVMLFAKTAKAQDILQTNWNDMVKERTYVAVVEGTMEKDSDTITSYLAENKAYITYSTDNKEEGKKAISTYKVLKKNKRYSMVEVNIETGRKNQIRVHMQELGHSVIGDKKYGATTNPIKRLGLHAHSIVFTHPITKEVFSFTSEIPNEFNSLFR; translated from the coding sequence ATGGCTAAACAAAATACAGTATTTAAAGTTGATAACAGTATGGAACTTATGAAGTTTTTAATGGAAAAAATGCCTGAAAACAGTCGTAACAGTATAAAATCTATGCTTACACATAAAAGAGTCCTAGTTGATGACGAGGTTGTATCACAATATAACTATCTTTTAAAGGCAGGTCAAACTGTAAGCATTGGTAAAGCAAAAATAAGTAAACAGGATCTTAAAGGGGTAACTATTCTTTATGAGGATAAGGATATAATAGTTATTGAAAAGGCAAAAGGTCTTCTTTCAGTGGCTACTGCTAAAGAAAAGGATAATACAGCTTACTCTATTCTAAAAAAATATCTGAAGGAAAAAGATCCTAAAAATATGATTTTTGTTGTACATCGTTTAGATAGAGATACATCAGGAGTTATGCTTTTTGCTAAAACTGCAAAGGCTCAGGATATTTTACAGACAAATTGGAATGATATGGTAAAAGAAAGAACTTATGTTGCAGTGGTAGAAGGAACTATGGAAAAAGACAGTGATACTATTACTTCTTACCTTGCTGAGAACAAGGCTTATATAACTTATTCTACTGACAATAAAGAGGAAGGAAAGAAAGCTATCTCTACATACAAGGTTCTTAAAAAGAATAAGAGATACTCTATGGTAGAAGTAAATATTGAAACTGGTAGAAAAAATCAGATTCGTGTTCATATGCAGGAGCTTGGACACAGTGTAATTGGAGATAAAAAATATGGTGCAACTACTAACCCAATTAAGAGATTGGGACTTCATGCACACTCAATTGTTTTTACACATCCAATAACAAAAGAGGTATTCTCTTTTACAAGTGAAATACCTAATGAATTCAACAGCTTATTCAGATAA
- a CDS encoding AzlD domain-containing protein, with translation MNYPIILLIIGMALVTYIPRALPAVVVEHLTFSPKAKKFLSLIPFTAMASLIFPGIVFVDNERLEIGIIGGVVAGLLAWKKCPVIICVVVAILVDMVLYLMF, from the coding sequence ATGAACTATCCTATTATTTTACTTATTATTGGAATGGCACTTGTTACATACATCCCAAGAGCATTGCCTGCTGTTGTTGTTGAACATCTTACTTTTTCTCCAAAGGCTAAAAAGTTTTTAAGTCTTATTCCTTTTACAGCAATGGCATCACTTATCTTTCCAGGTATTGTCTTTGTTGATAATGAAAGACTTGAAATTGGTATCATTGGAGGGGTTGTTGCAGGATTACTAGCATGGAAAAAATGTCCTGTTATTATTTGTGTTGTTGTTGCTATTCTTGTAGATATGGTTTTATATTTGATGTTTTGA
- a CDS encoding AzlC family ABC transporter permease has translation MVMNKHFISGVRASIPACLGVIPVGISIGMLGVRAGLTEIEIILMSVMVMAGSSQLMAISMITQGAALSTIIIGTFFINLRHIVMSSSAMHRIKGTTLFKRLLGAFALCDESFAVFSLSDNSDYSFLLGSNTALYVSFVGSTVIGSFITSFLPQIVVDSFGIAFYAAFLGLLVPGIKHNVKLIMLVIITGLLNCIYQCFLPASWSVILSMISGALIGVWLVDDETLVAEKEA, from the coding sequence ATGGTTATGAATAAACATTTTATATCAGGAGTGAGAGCATCTATTCCTGCATGCCTTGGTGTTATTCCAGTTGGGATTTCTATAGGAATGTTAGGGGTGCGTGCAGGGTTAACAGAGATTGAAATAATTTTAATGTCTGTAATGGTTATGGCTGGTTCATCTCAATTAATGGCAATTAGTATGATTACACAGGGAGCAGCCTTATCAACTATCATTATTGGAACTTTCTTTATTAACCTGCGTCATATAGTAATGAGCAGTTCTGCAATGCATAGAATAAAAGGAACAACATTGTTTAAACGGCTTTTAGGTGCTTTTGCACTGTGTGATGAATCTTTTGCTGTTTTTTCCCTATCAGATAATAGTGATTATTCATTTCTTTTAGGTTCTAATACTGCTTTATATGTCAGTTTTGTTGGAAGTACGGTTATTGGTAGTTTTATAACTAGTTTTTTACCACAAATTGTTGTTGATAGCTTTGGTATTGCATTTTATGCAGCTTTCTTGGGATTACTTGTTCCTGGAATTAAGCATAATGTAAAATTAATTATGCTGGTTATCATAACTGGTCTTTTAAACTGTATTTACCAATGTTTTTTACCTGCAAGCTGGTCGGTAATTTTGTCTATGATATCTGGTGCACTGATAGGTGTATGGTTGGTAGATGATGAAACTTTAGTAGCAGAAAAGGAGGCATAA